From Streptomyces sp. SCSIO 75703:
CGGCGAGGGCCGGGCGGACCGGCATCCACTCGAAGTAGGCCCGCTTGGCGGCGGCCTGCCGGTCCGGCCAGGCGCCCTCTGCGCCCTCCGTGTGGTTCTCCGCGCCGCCCGCCCAGGTGTCGTTGGCGAACTCGTGGTCGTCCCAGATCGCCACCACCGGCGCCGCGGCGTGCAGCGCCTGGAGGTCGGGGTCGGTCTTGTGGCGAGCGTGCCGGGCGCGGTAGTCGGCGAGGGTGAGGATCTCGTGGGCGGGGGTGTGGGGGCGGACGACGGTGCCGCGGGTGCCGTAGTCGCCGGTGCCGTACTCGTAGAGGTAGTCGCCCAGGTGGAGCCAGGCGTCCAGGTCGCCGCGGGCCGCGAGGTGGCGGTAGGCGGAGAAGTAGCCGGCCTCCCAGTTGGCGCAGGAGACCACGCCGAAGCGGAGCCCCGCGACGTTCGCGTCGGCGGCGGGCGCGGTGCGGGTGCGGCCGGCGGGGGAGTCGGTGCCGCCGGCGGAGAAGCGGTACCAGTAGTCGGTGGCGGGGGCCAGGCCGCGCACGTCGGCCTTGACGGTGTGGTCGCCGGAGGCGGTCGCGGTGACCGTCCCCCGGGCGACGATCCGGGTGAACGCCCGGTCCGCGGCGACGGTCCAGGCGACCTCGGTATCGGGTCCGGCGCCCGATCCGGGCAGCGCCTCCGGGACCGGGGTCACCCGGGTCCACAGCAGCACGCCGTCGGGCAGCGGGTCGCCGGAGGCCACGCCGTGCAGGAAGGCGGGGGCCCGGCCGGCGGCGCCGGCCGGGAGGGCGGCGGCGAGGGGGGCCGCCAGGACGGCGCCGGCCGCGGCGGCCTTGACGACGGTGCGGCGGCTCGGGATCCCGCGACCGGTGGGGTCGCTGGGACCGGTGGGGTTCGTGGGGTCGATGTGGTCTGATGATCTGCGTCGACTGGTCACGGGCCATCAGATTACTGACGGGTACGCCAACGGGCGGGCGAAAGGGGGAAGTTCGCCCGCCCGCCGGTGCGAAGTGGCCGGGGCGTCACCGCCCGGCCGGCTCAGCCCGGGGTCACTTGGTGACGCCGGCCTCCTTGAGCGCGGCCTGCCATCCCTCGACGCTGCCCGGGTTCTCGATCACCTTGTCGTTGATCTTGACGGTCGGGGTCGACTCGACGCCCTCGGCGTTGTCGAAGGACTTGCTCATCCGCATCGCCCAGGCGTCGTAGGTGCCCTTCTCCAGGTCCTCCTGGAACTTCTTGTTGTCCTTGAGGGCATCGACCGTGTCGGCCACCTCGATCAGGTAGGAGTCCTTGGCGAACTCGTCGGTCGACTCCGAGGGGTGGTACTTCTCGGAGAACAGGGCGGCCTTGTACTCCAGGAAGGCGTCGGGGCCCACGTTCAGGGCGGCGCCGAGCGCGCTGAGCGCGTTCTTGGACCCGTCACCGGTGAGGTTGTTGTCCAGGAAGGTGCCGATGGTGAAGGAGAGCTTGTAGTCGCCGTCCTTCATGCCCTTGTTGACGGTCTCGCCGAGGCCCTGCTCGAAGGAGGCGCAGGCCGGGCAGCGCGGGTCCTCGTAGAGGTGGACCACGTTGTCCGTGGTGGAGTCGCCGAGCAGGACGGTGGTGCCGTCCTTGCCCGAGGTGTTGGCGGGCGCCACGACCTTGGCCTCGGCCGCCGCCTCCCACGCCGAGGGCTTGTTGCCCTGCACGACCGCGTAGCCGATGCCGCCGGCTATCGCCAGCACGCCGACGATGGAGCAGGCCACGACGATCTGGCGCTTGACCTTGTCGCGCTTGGCCTGGCGCTCGCGCTCCAGGCGCAGCCGCTCACGCGCCGCCGTCTTCGCCGACTGACTGTTCCGCTTGCTCATGGTGGTGTTCTCTCCGGGGACGCGCACACGGGCGTGTGCGGGGTGGTCGAAAGGGGGTCTGCGGTGCTCGGAAGGTCACGCGAAGGCGACCGAGCACGGCGGACCCCGCCGTCCCAGGCAGTGGGTGCGGATCAGCTCGCGGGCGAGGGCCGGCAGCCCCGGCGCGGGGGCCGGGCGGCCGGGCGCCGGGGTCTGCCGCACGGCGACGGCGGCCACGGCGACCAGCAGCGGCCGGAAGGTGGTGGCGGCCACGGCGCGCAGCAACTGGGCGAGCGCCCGCTCGCCCCGGCGCAGCCAGGCCGCCGCGAGCAGCCCGACCCCGACGTGCGCGCCGAGCAGCAGCCAGGCGGTGGCGGGGTCGGCGTGGGCGAGCAGGGCCGCGAGCCGCTCGCTCTCGGCCCCGGTCACCCGGGTCAGCGGGGAGGCGCCGAGCGCCCCCAGACCGGTGCCGTCGCCGCACAGCACGTCGAGGCCGACGGAGCGCAGCGGGCCGGCGACGGGGCCGCCCACCGGTCCGTAGCACAGGTGCTGACCGGTGGTGAAGACCGTGTCGGCGGCCAGCTCCAGCGGGACCAGCAGGGCGGCGATCCGCCCGAAGCCGCGCTCGCGGCCGGCGAGCGCGTAGGCCGTGACGAACACGGCGGCGGTGACCGCCGCCACCGTGCGCACCGGCAGCGGGACCCCGGACAGCAGCACGTGCGACGCGGTGCCGAGCGTCACGACGAGTGCCGTGAACAGCGCCGCGCGCGCGAGTCTGAGGGGGGTCCCGGAAATGTCCATATCGAGGTCCGAGTGTGTCATGCGGGCCGGTAAGAGGCCCCTAAAGGCTTCCTGTGACTTCTGTGAGGCGGGCCACGGTCACAGTCCGGGGATGCGGCCGTTGCGGATGAGGCCGGCGAAGATCTGGTGGTCGGCCCGCGCGCGGGCCCCGTAGGAGTGGGCGAAGTCGACCAGGAGCGGGGCGAAGCCCTCCTCGTCGGCCGCGATCGCCGCGTCGATGGCCCGCTCGGTGGAGAAGGGCACTGGGGACTTTCCGGACCGGTCGTCGGCCGCCGCGTGCAGGGTGGCGGTGGCCCGGCCCAGGTCGGCGACCACCCCGGCGATCTCCTCCGGGTCGTCGATGTCGTCCCAGTCCAGGTCCACGGCGTACGGCGAGACCTCGGCGACGAACCGGCCCGCGCCGTCCAGCTCGGTCCAGCCCAGCCACGGGTCGGCGTGCGCCTGGAGGGCCCGCTGGGAGATCACCGTGCGGTGCCCCTCGTGCCGGAAGCGGTCGCGGATCGCCGGGTCGGTGACGTGCCGGGAGACCGCCGGGGTCCGGCCCTGCCTGACGCGGATCACGACGTCGTTCTCCAGGGCGTCGCTGGCGCCCTCCAGCAGGATGTCGTACGACGGCGGGCCGGCCGAGCCGATGCCGATGCCCCGGCGCCCCATGATGTCCTTGACCCGGTAGGAGTCCGGACGGGTCGGCGAGGACTCCGGCAGCGTCTCCAGGTACCCGTCGAAGGCGTCCAGCACCTTGTACCGCGTGGCCGCGTCCAGCTCGACCGAGCCGGCGCCGGGCGCGAAGCGGCGCTCGAAGTCGCGGATCTCGGTCATCGAGTCCAGCAGCCCGGACCGGGTCAGCGAGCGGGCGTCGCGCAGCACGTCCAGCAGCGGGCCCTCGGCGGTGTCCAGGGTGAGGGGCGGGACCTCGTCGCTTGCGGCGCCGGTGGCCAGCGCGTGGATCCGTGCCCGGTACGCGGCGGCGCAGCCCCGCACCAGCCCGGAGATCTGCTCGTCGGAGAGCGCCTTCGCGTACCCGATCAGCGCGACGGAGGCCGCGAGGCGCTTGAGGTCCCAGGTGAAGGGGCCGACGTACGCCTCGTCGAAGTCGTTGACGCCGAGGACGAGGCGGCCGGTGGCGTCCATGCGGGTGCCGAAGCTCCCCGCGTGCAGATCGCCGTGGATCCACACCCGGGAGGTCCGCTCGTCCAGGTAGGGGGCGTGGTGGGCGCTGCCGGTGCCGCGCGGGGCCTCCCGGTCCAGGTCGTGGTGGAAGAGGCACGCCGCGCCCCGGTGGAACGCGAAGGCCGAGGCCGCCATCCTCCGGAAGGTGACCCGGAACGCGGCGGGGTCGGCGGCGAGCTGCTCGCCGAAGGCGGTGTCGAAGACGGCGAGGATCTCCTCGCCGCGGTGCTCGTCGTCGAGCTGCGGGGCCGACATCGCCGGGTGCCTCCTGACGCGGGTGGTGCGTGACGGGTGGAGCGGAGCCTTCACGCGGACCAACGTGCGAGGGGGAACGGGAGTGCCCGTGATCCCCCGCGGGAAGGAGCGCGGGGCAGCCCCCGCGGTGTCGGTCCCGCGGCATAGACTTCGACGCTGACCCCCCGGACTGTCCGCAGCCCGTCGCCCGCAGTTCTCCCAGGAGGCCGCCCGTGTCCAAGGCGCCGTTCACGCACCTGCACGTCCACACCCAGTACTCGCTGCTGGACGGTGCCGCGCGGCTGAAGGACATGTTCGACGCGTGCAACGAGATGGGCATGACGCACATCGCCATGTCCGACCACGGCAACCTGCACGGCGCGTACGACTTCTTCCACTCCGCGCAGAAGGCCGGGGTCACCCCGATCATCGGCATCGAGGCGTACGTGGCGCCCGAGTCGCGCCGCAACAAGCGGAAGATCCAGTGGGGCCAGCCGCACCAGAAGCGCGACGACGTCTCCGGCTCTGGCGGTTACACCCACAAGACCATGTGGGCGGTGGACCGCACCGGACTGCACAACCTCTTCCGCCTCTCCTCCGACGCGTACGCCGAGGGCTGGCTGCAGAAGTGGCCGCGGATGGACAAGGAGACCATCTCCCAGTGGTCCGAGGGGATCGTCGCCTCCACCGGCTGCCCCTCCGGCGAGATCCAGACCCGGCTGCGCCTCGGCCACTTCGACGAGGCGCTGAAGGCGGCCTCCGACTACCAGGACATCTTCGGCAAGGACCGGTACTTCCTGGAGCTGATGGACCACGGCATCGACATCGAGCACCGGGTCCGCGACGGCCTCCTGGAGATCGGCAGGAAGCTCGGCATCCCGCCGCTGGTCACCAACGACTCGCACTACACCTACGCGCACGAGGCGACCGCCCACGACGCCCTGCTGTGCATCCAGACCGGCAAGAACCTCTCCGACCCGGACCGCTTCAAGTTCGACGGCACCGGCTACTACCTGAAGTCCACGGACGAGATGTACGCCATCGACTCCTCCGACGCCTGGCAGGAGGGGTGCGCCAACACGCGCCTGGTCGCCGAGATGGTCGACACCACCGGCATGTTCGACAAGCGCGACCTGATGCCGAAGTTCGACATCCCGGACGGCCACACCGAGGTCACCTGGTTCCAGGAGGAGGTCCGCCGCGGGATGGCCCGCCGCTTCCCCGGCGGCGTCCCCGAGGACCGGCAGAAGCAGGCCGAGTACGAGATGGACGTCATCATCCAGATGGGCTTCCCGGGGTACTTCCTCGTGGTCGCCGACTTCATCATGTGGGCGAAGAACCAGGGCATCGCCGTCGGCCCCGGCCGCGGCTCCGCGGCCGGCTCGATCGTGGCGTACGCGATGGGCATCACCGACCTCGACCCCATCCCGCACGGACTGATCTTCGAGCGGTTCCTCAACCCCGAGCGCGTCTCCATGCCCGACGTCGACATCGACTTCGACGAGCGCAGGCGCGTCGAGGTGATCCGGTACGTGACCGAGAAGTACGGCGCCGACAAGGTCGCCATGATCGGCACCTACGGCACCATCAAGGCCAAGAACGCCATCAAGGACTCCGCGCGCGTGCTGGGCTACCCGTACGCGATGGGCGACCGCATCACCAAGGCCATGCCCGCCGACGTCCTCGGCAAGGGCATCAACCTCGACGGCATCACCAACCCCGAGCACCCCCGCTACTCCGAGGCGGGCGAGGTCCGGGCGATGTACGAGAACGAACCGGACGTGAAGAAGGTCATCGACACCGCGAAGGGTGTCGAGGGCCTGGTGCGGCAGATGGGCGTGCACGCCGCCGGCGTCATCATGTCCAGCGAGACCATCACCGACCACGTCCCCGTCTGGGTCAGGCACTCGGACCAGGTCACCATCACGCAGTGGGACTACCCGAGCTGCGAGTCGCTCGGCCTGCTGAAGATGGACTTCCTCGGCCTGCGCAACCTCACGATCATGGACGACGCCGTCAAGATGGTGAAGTCCAACAAGGGGATCGACATCGATCTCCTCAGCCTCCCGCTCGACGACCCGACCACCTTCGAACTGCTCCAGCGCGGCGACACCCTCGGCGTCTTCCAGTTCGACGGCGGCCCCATGCGCTCCCTGCTGCGCATGATGAAGCCCGACAACTTCGAGGACATCTCCGCCGTCTCCGCCCTGTACCGGCCGGGCCCGATGGGCATGAACTCGCACATCAACTACGCCCTGCGCAAGAACGGCCAGCAGGAGATCACGCCCATCCACCCGGAGCTGGAGGAGCCGCTCAAGGAGGTCCTGGACGTCACCTACGGCCTGATCGTCTACCAGGAGCAGGTGCAGAAGGCCGCCCAGATCATCGCCGGCTACTCGCTCGGCGAGGCCGACATCCTCCGCCGCGTGATGGGCAAGAAGAAGCCGGAGGAACTGGAGAAGAACTTCGTCATCTTCCAGGCCGGCGCCCGCAAGAACGGGTACAGCGACGGAGCCATCCAGGGGCTCTGGGACGTGCTGGTCCCGTTCGCCGGATACGCGTTCAACAAGGCGCACTCGGCCGCGTACGGACTGGTCTCCTACTGGACCGCCTACCTGAAGGCCAACCACCCGGCCGAGTACATGGCCGCGCTGCTCACCTCGGTCAAGGACGACAAGGACAAGTCGGCGGTCTACCTCAACGAGTGCCGGCACATGGGCATCCGGGTGCTGCCGCCCAACGTCAACGAGTCCGAGTCCAACTTCGCCGCCCAGGGCGACGACGTGATCCTCTTCGGCCTCTCCGCCGTGCGCAACGTCGGCACCAACGTGGTCGAGTCGATCATCCGCTGCCGCAAGGCCAAGGGGAAGTACTCCTCCTTCCCGGACTACCTGGACAAGGTCGACGCCGTGGTCTGCAACAAGCGGACCACCGAGTCGCTGATCAAGGCCGGCGCCTTCGACACCCTGGGGCACACCCGCAAGGGCCTCACCGCGCAGTACGAGCCGATGATCGACAACGTGGTCGCGGTCAAGCGCAAGGAGGCCGAGGGGCAGTTCGACCTCTTCGGCGGCATGGGCGACGAGCAGGGCGACGAACCGGGCTTCGGGCTGGACGTCGTCTTCGCCGACGACGAGTGGGAGAAGACCTACCTCCTCGCCCAGGAGCGCGAGATGCTCGGCCTCTACGTCTCCAACCACCCGCTCTTCGGGCTGGAGCACGTGCTCGCCGACAAGGCCGACGCGGGCATCTCCCAGCTCACCGGCGGCGACTTCGGCGACGGCGCGGTCGTCACCATCGGCGGCATCATCTCCGGGCTCCAGCGCAAGATGACCAAGCAGGGCAACGCCTGGGCCATCGCCACCGTCGAGGACCTCGCCGGCGCCATCGAGTGCATGTTCTTCCCGGCCACCTACCAGTTGGTCTCCACCCAACTCGTCGAGGACGCCGTGGTCTTCGTCAAGGGCCGCCTCGACAAGCGCGAGGACGTGCCCCGGCTGGTCGCCATGGAACTCCAGGTCCCCGACCTGTCGAACGCCGGCACCAACGCCCCCGTGGTCCTCACCATCCCCGCCACCCGGGTCACCCCGCCCATGGTCAGCCGGCTCGGCGAGATCCTCACCCACCACAAGGGCGACAGCGAGGTCCGGATCAGGCTCCAGGGCCCGACCAAGACCACCGTGCTGCGCCTGGACCGGCACCGGGTGAAGCCGGACCCAGCCCTCTTCGGCGACCTCAAGGTGCTGCTCGGCCCGTCCTGCCTGGCCGGCTGAGCCGCGCCGACGCGAAGGGGCGCGCCCGGCATCCGGGCGCGCCCCTTCGGGCGTCTTCGGACGGTCACCGTCCGTGACGCGGTGATCAGTTGTGCCCGAAGCGCTTCTGCCGCTTGCGGGAGTCCATGTCGCCGGGGGTCACCTGCGGCGTGTGCTCGTCCGCCTCTCGGCCGGCCGGCCGGTCCTGCGGCGCGCCGCGTTCGGTCCGGGGCTGCTTACGATCACGATTCTTGTTCTTGGCCATGGTGATCTGCCTCCTGAGGGGGATCTAGGGGCCAGGGCCGCGACCAGATTCACATAACCTGACAAGAAGCGCATGTTGGACAATTACCGTGCGTGACAGGGCTGGTCGGGCCGTGCGGTGCGCACACGCCACGCCGAAGATCGAGTTCGGACACGTTAACCCCCGCACGGTCGGGCAGACTCGAAGGAAGCCCGAAGCAAACCTCCCGGAAAGAGGGTGGACCACGTGGACCGCTGCATCGTCCTGGTGGACGCCGGGTATCTGCTGGGGGCCGCCGCCAGTCTCCTCGCCGGTGAGCCGTCGCGTTCCCGCATCACCGTCGACCACACCGCCCTCGTCCAGGGACTGCGCGAGCGCGCCGAGTCGGACACCCGGCAGCCGCTGCTGCGCATCTACTGGTTCGACGGCGCCCCCGACCGCGTCCCGCAGCCCGAACACCGCCGGCTGCGCGTCATGCCCCGGGTCACCGTCCGGCTGGGCGCCCTCACCCGCAGTGACGGACGGTGGGCGCAGAAGGGCGTGGACGCCGCCATGCACGCCGAGCTGACCGAGCTGGCCCGCAACCGCGCCTGCTCCGACATCGTCCTGGTCACCGGCGACGGCGACCTGCTGCCGGGCATGATGGCCGCCAAAGAGCACGGCGTCGCCGTCCACCTGTGGGCCGTGCAGGCCGCCGACGGCGACTACAACCAGTCCGAGGACCTGGTCGCCGAGGCCGACGAACGCCGCGTCCTGGACCGGGCCTGGATCACCGGCGCCGTCCGCCCCAAGGAACTCGGCGGCGTCTGCGCCCCGCCCCCGGCGCCCCGCCCCGAGATCGCCGCGATCCTCTCCGCGCCGCTGCCCGAGTCCGCCCTCCCCGGCACCACCGAACGCCCCGCCGGGGAACGCCGCCACCCGGCCGCCCCCGCCGCCGCGCGCAATGGCACCGAGGAGCGCGTACCGCCCGCCAAGGGCGTCCCCACCCCCAAGGACCTCGCCGCGCTGCGCGCCCCCGGCGGCCACCCCGCCCCGCACCCCCCGACCGCCACCCTGCGCTGGTCCTCCGACAAGGGCTGGGTGGACCGGCCCGCGGCCGAGCCGCCCGAGGCGCTCTCCATGCCGACCCTCGCCCAGCTCACCACCGCCGAGCAGCGCTGGGCCGACCGCGAGGAGGACATCACCACCGTCGGCGGCGACCCCTACGAGGTCGGCCAGGTCTTCGCCCGCCGCTGGGTGGAACGCCTCGGCGACCAGAGTCACCTCCAGCGGCTCTCCGGCATGTACCCCCGCATCCCGCACCGCGTCGACGGGGAACTGCTGCGGTACGCGGCCCGCTTCGGCCTGCTCGCCCACAAGGACGACCAGATCGACGAGCACGACCGGTACGCCATCCGGGCCGGATTCTGGCGCGAGATCGACCAGCGCACGGCGACCGAACGCGCCCCCGCCGGCGAATGACCCCCGGGGACCCGCGACCCGTCCGGGCGGCCCCGAGGACGGGCCGGGGCGGCCGACCCCGTAGTCTCGTCCCTTGTGAGTACGCGCATCCCCCAGGCACCCCGGTCCGGCGGCGCTGCCGTGTGCCGGGTGCGCGGACTGGCCAAGACCTATCCGGCGGTACGCGGCCGGCGCGGCGTCCCCGCCGCCCCCGAGGTCCGCGCCACCGACGACGTCTCCCTGGACATCCACCGCGGTGAGATCTTCGGACTGCTCGGGCCCAACGGCGCCGGCAAGTCCACCCTCGTCCGCCAGCTCACCGGACTGATGCGGCCCGACCGCGGCCGGGTGGGCATCCTCGGACACGACATCGTGCGCCACCCCGAGCGCGCCTCCCGCCTCCTCGCCTACCTCGGCCAGGAGTCCACCGCCCTGGACGAGCTGACCGTCTCCCTCGCCGCCGAGACCACCGGACGGCTGCGCGGACTGGACGCCCGCGCCGCCCGCGCCGAGCGCGACGCCGTCCTCGACGAACTGGGCCTCGCCCCGCTCGCCGGCCGCCCGCTGAAGAAACTCTCCGGCGGACAGCGCCGGCTCGCCTGCTTCGCCGCCGCCCTGGTGGGCGAGCGGCCCCTCCTCGTCCTGGACGAACCCACCACCGGCATGGACCCCGTCGCCCGCCGCGCCGTCTGGTCCGCCGTCGACCGCCGCCGCGCCGAGCACGGCACCACCGTCCTGCTCGTCACCCACAACGTCATCGAGGCCGAGACCGTCCTCGACCGCGTCGCCGTCCTCGACCGGGGCCGCGTGATCGCCTGCGACACGCCGTCCGGGCTCAAGGAGAAGGTCGCCGGCGAGGTCCGCGTCGACCTGGTGTGGCGCGAGAGCGCCCCCCTGCACGTCCCCGAGGTCGCCGCCCTGCGCGACCGGGCCGCCGCCTCGGGCCGCCGCTGGACGCTGCGGCTCGCCCCGGAGGAGGCCCGCGCGGTCGTCGCCACCGTCACCGGCGGGGCCGCCTTCGCCGCCCTGGACGACTTCACCCTCGCCACGCCCAGCCTGGAGGACGTCTACCTGGCGCTGGGCGGCGCCGCGCGCCAGGGGCTGGTGAAGGCGTGAACACGGGAGCGGTGAGACCCCGGCCCGCCGCGTCCGTACCGGACGGGGGAAGCGCCCCCGCCCGGTGGGGGCCGGGGGAGAGCGGCCCGGCGGCGCCCGGCGCGGAGACCGGCTCGGCGACGACGGGTGAGACGACTGGTGAAGGGGAGCAGCGCGACGTGAGTGTCGTACCCGCCGATGTCCTGCCGGGCGGAGCCCTGGCCGCCGACGAGCCGGGCGCCGACGACGCCGCCGAACTGGGCCCCCGCGCCCGGCTGTGGCCGTCCCTGGCCGCCGTCTACCGGGCGCAGCTCTCGCGCGCCCGGGTCGCCCGCATCCCGCTGCTCTTCGTGGCCACCTTCCAGTCCGTCGGCATCATGATCCTCATGCGCGGCGTGGTGGACGGCGGCGAGGAGGCACGGGCCGTGGTCGCCGGCTCCTCGGTGCTGGTCGTCGCCTTCGTCGCGCTCAACCTGCTCGCCCAGTACTTCGGCCAGCTCCGGGCCAGCGGCGGGCTCGACCACTACGCCACCCTGCCGGTGCCGCCGGCCGCCGTGGTGCTGGGCGCGGCGGGCGCGTACGCGTCCTTCACCGCGCCGGGGACCGTGGTGACCGCGGTCTTCGGCTGCCTCCTCTTCGGGCTGCCGCTGACCCACCTGTGGGTGCTGGCCGCCGTGATCCCGCTGGCGGGCGCCGCGCTCGCCGGTCTGGGCGCGGCCCTCGGCCTGCTGGCGCCGCGGCCGGAACTGGCCACCCTGCTGGGCCAGCTCGGCATGTCGGCGGCGCTGCTGCTGGGCGTGCTGCCGGCCGAGCGGATGCCGGAGGCGGTCCGGTTCGCCCGCGACCTGCTGCCCTCCACCTACGGCGTGGAGGCGTTCGCGCGCACCTTCGCCGGGCGGCCCGACTGGGCGTACGTCCTCGGCGACCTCGCCGTGTGCGGGATGGTCGGCGTGCTCTCGCTGGCGGTCGCCACCTGGGCGTACCGCCGGGCGGCCGTCCGGTGACGCGCGGCACCCGCGAGTTTGGCACCATGTCCGGGTGACCGCGCCTCTGACTCCGCCGCCGCAGCCTCCGAACGGACACCCGTCGTACCCGGACGGACCGGTGCCGCCGCCGGCCGGTGACCCCGCGCCCGGCACGGCCTACGACCCCGACGGCGAACAGGACGGCCCAGGGATGCTGACCGAAGTACGGCAGGCCGTGGTGGCCGGGGTGGCCGTGGTGCTCTCCGGCGCGCTGCTCGGCGTCCTGTGGTGGCGGCTGGCCCCGACCCTGCCGCTGGTCGGCGACGAGTCCGGCGGCAACTGGGTGGTCTACGTCAAGGACTCCGAGGGCGAGCAGGCCATCGGCATCGACGCCACCTTCATCCTGCTCGCGCTCGCCTTCGGGGCCCTCTGCGGGGCCGTCGTCTTCCTGCTGCGCCGGCGCGGCGGGGTGCCGCTGGTGGTGTCGCTGGGCGTCGGCGGGCTGCTCGCCTCGCTGCTGGCCTGGCGGGTCGGGGTCTGGCTCGGGCCCACCCAGGACCTGATCGCGCACGCCCGGCAGGCCGGCAAAGGAGTGACGTTCGCGGCGCCGCTCAAGCTGCGCGCGAAGGGCGCCCTGCTGGTCTGGCCGCTGGCCGCGCTCCTGGTCCACCTCGGGCTGACCGGTCTCTTCGGCCCCCGGGACCCCGAACCGTTCCCGCCCGGTCCGACCACCCTGGGCGAGGCCCCGGGGCAGGGCCCGTACGG
This genomic window contains:
- a CDS encoding DUF2252 domain-containing protein → MSAPQLDDEHRGEEILAVFDTAFGEQLAADPAAFRVTFRRMAASAFAFHRGAACLFHHDLDREAPRGTGSAHHAPYLDERTSRVWIHGDLHAGSFGTRMDATGRLVLGVNDFDEAYVGPFTWDLKRLAASVALIGYAKALSDEQISGLVRGCAAAYRARIHALATGAASDEVPPLTLDTAEGPLLDVLRDARSLTRSGLLDSMTEIRDFERRFAPGAGSVELDAATRYKVLDAFDGYLETLPESSPTRPDSYRVKDIMGRRGIGIGSAGPPSYDILLEGASDALENDVVIRVRQGRTPAVSRHVTDPAIRDRFRHEGHRTVISQRALQAHADPWLGWTELDGAGRFVAEVSPYAVDLDWDDIDDPEEIAGVVADLGRATATLHAAADDRSGKSPVPFSTERAIDAAIAADEEGFAPLLVDFAHSYGARARADHQIFAGLIRNGRIPGL
- the dnaE gene encoding DNA polymerase III subunit alpha; this translates as MSKAPFTHLHVHTQYSLLDGAARLKDMFDACNEMGMTHIAMSDHGNLHGAYDFFHSAQKAGVTPIIGIEAYVAPESRRNKRKIQWGQPHQKRDDVSGSGGYTHKTMWAVDRTGLHNLFRLSSDAYAEGWLQKWPRMDKETISQWSEGIVASTGCPSGEIQTRLRLGHFDEALKAASDYQDIFGKDRYFLELMDHGIDIEHRVRDGLLEIGRKLGIPPLVTNDSHYTYAHEATAHDALLCIQTGKNLSDPDRFKFDGTGYYLKSTDEMYAIDSSDAWQEGCANTRLVAEMVDTTGMFDKRDLMPKFDIPDGHTEVTWFQEEVRRGMARRFPGGVPEDRQKQAEYEMDVIIQMGFPGYFLVVADFIMWAKNQGIAVGPGRGSAAGSIVAYAMGITDLDPIPHGLIFERFLNPERVSMPDVDIDFDERRRVEVIRYVTEKYGADKVAMIGTYGTIKAKNAIKDSARVLGYPYAMGDRITKAMPADVLGKGINLDGITNPEHPRYSEAGEVRAMYENEPDVKKVIDTAKGVEGLVRQMGVHAAGVIMSSETITDHVPVWVRHSDQVTITQWDYPSCESLGLLKMDFLGLRNLTIMDDAVKMVKSNKGIDIDLLSLPLDDPTTFELLQRGDTLGVFQFDGGPMRSLLRMMKPDNFEDISAVSALYRPGPMGMNSHINYALRKNGQQEITPIHPELEEPLKEVLDVTYGLIVYQEQVQKAAQIIAGYSLGEADILRRVMGKKKPEELEKNFVIFQAGARKNGYSDGAIQGLWDVLVPFAGYAFNKAHSAAYGLVSYWTAYLKANHPAEYMAALLTSVKDDKDKSAVYLNECRHMGIRVLPPNVNESESNFAAQGDDVILFGLSAVRNVGTNVVESIIRCRKAKGKYSSFPDYLDKVDAVVCNKRTTESLIKAGAFDTLGHTRKGLTAQYEPMIDNVVAVKRKEAEGQFDLFGGMGDEQGDEPGFGLDVVFADDEWEKTYLLAQEREMLGLYVSNHPLFGLEHVLADKADAGISQLTGGDFGDGAVVTIGGIISGLQRKMTKQGNAWAIATVEDLAGAIECMFFPATYQLVSTQLVEDAVVFVKGRLDKREDVPRLVAMELQVPDLSNAGTNAPVVLTIPATRVTPPMVSRLGEILTHHKGDSEVRIRLQGPTKTTVLRLDRHRVKPDPALFGDLKVLLGPSCLAG
- a CDS encoding NYN domain-containing protein, with the translated sequence MDRCIVLVDAGYLLGAAASLLAGEPSRSRITVDHTALVQGLRERAESDTRQPLLRIYWFDGAPDRVPQPEHRRLRVMPRVTVRLGALTRSDGRWAQKGVDAAMHAELTELARNRACSDIVLVTGDGDLLPGMMAAKEHGVAVHLWAVQAADGDYNQSEDLVAEADERRVLDRAWITGAVRPKELGGVCAPPPAPRPEIAAILSAPLPESALPGTTERPAGERRHPAAPAAARNGTEERVPPAKGVPTPKDLAALRAPGGHPAPHPPTATLRWSSDKGWVDRPAAEPPEALSMPTLAQLTTAEQRWADREEDITTVGGDPYEVGQVFARRWVERLGDQSHLQRLSGMYPRIPHRVDGELLRYAARFGLLAHKDDQIDEHDRYAIRAGFWREIDQRTATERAPAGE
- a CDS encoding DsbA family protein, with amino-acid sequence MSKRNSQSAKTAARERLRLERERQAKRDKVKRQIVVACSIVGVLAIAGGIGYAVVQGNKPSAWEAAAEAKVVAPANTSGKDGTTVLLGDSTTDNVVHLYEDPRCPACASFEQGLGETVNKGMKDGDYKLSFTIGTFLDNNLTGDGSKNALSALGAALNVGPDAFLEYKAALFSEKYHPSESTDEFAKDSYLIEVADTVDALKDNKKFQEDLEKGTYDAWAMRMSKSFDNAEGVESTPTVKINDKVIENPGSVEGWQAALKEAGVTK
- a CDS encoding ABC transporter ATP-binding protein; its protein translation is MCRVRGLAKTYPAVRGRRGVPAAPEVRATDDVSLDIHRGEIFGLLGPNGAGKSTLVRQLTGLMRPDRGRVGILGHDIVRHPERASRLLAYLGQESTALDELTVSLAAETTGRLRGLDARAARAERDAVLDELGLAPLAGRPLKKLSGGQRRLACFAAALVGERPLLVLDEPTTGMDPVARRAVWSAVDRRRAEHGTTVLLVTHNVIEAETVLDRVAVLDRGRVIACDTPSGLKEKVAGEVRVDLVWRESAPLHVPEVAALRDRAAASGRRWTLRLAPEEARAVVATVTGGAAFAALDDFTLATPSLEDVYLALGGAARQGLVKA
- a CDS encoding alkaline phosphatase D family protein — encoded protein: MDPTNPTGPSDPTGRGIPSRRTVVKAAAAGAVLAAPLAAALPAGAAGRAPAFLHGVASGDPLPDGVLLWTRVTPVPEALPGSGAGPDTEVAWTVAADRAFTRIVARGTVTATASGDHTVKADVRGLAPATDYWYRFSAGGTDSPAGRTRTAPAADANVAGLRFGVVSCANWEAGYFSAYRHLAARGDLDAWLHLGDYLYEYGTGDYGTRGTVVRPHTPAHEILTLADYRARHARHKTDPDLQALHAAAPVVAIWDDHEFANDTWAGGAENHTEGAEGAWPDRQAAAKRAYFEWMPVRPALAGTTYRRLRFGRLADLSLLDLRSFRSRQAAFGAGEVDDPDRTLTGRAQLDWLKAGLASSDTGWRLVGNSVMISPFAIGSLSATLLRPLAELLGLPREGLAVNPDQWDGYTADRRELLGHLRAHGVRNTVFLTGDIHMAWANDVPYEAGTYPLSGSAATEFVVTSVTSDNLDDILRVREGTVSAVAAPAIRAANRHVHWVDTDRHGYGVLDLTAERAQMDYYALSDRTDPAATSSWVRSYRTRSGTQRVERVHSPV